A window of the Myxocyprinus asiaticus isolate MX2 ecotype Aquarium Trade chromosome 11, UBuf_Myxa_2, whole genome shotgun sequence genome harbors these coding sequences:
- the LOC127447859 gene encoding protein mono-ADP-ribosyltransferase PARP4-like isoform X23 — protein MLRESEKVVVQDKLVYCVTSEDAVDAYQMLMMEMETQGFTQTHTLPPEAEQMASYSLKQLLLEEKLNCSTLSQEVGIFVELVWTEALGSLGNILTVPVSSISLNDVSRVEGLLLQAQKTQKEAEVKALLEEVNTLLPLRMIDPPSKHKLVSQKLDLCQLIRDIVNVSEATLRSPSPSSLGKYRALRCSIEVVPPQNPEFHEVSQLLQDRTVQIQQILRVNRGVELQMFREELGNIKPLLHSTSPRSFVGILSRGLLLPKVGVEQHGIERTDIGNLGGGIYFSDSLMTSVKYSKPSVTDGSRLLLVCEVALGQCKDLLKRDTTLTSAPEDYNSVHGVRRTPEKPSEFEDDEYVVYNTDQIKLKYVVQYTLEEDQLKMFQPHIDTSVELTLPIDTTSDILSSDDSEGLEFTKNPLEEMTAGLLDSNGQKLPLQAVHVRCKLMDLLCQVIIFQTYTNQSAVPIEAKYVFPLEETAAVCGFEAFINGKHIIGKVKEKEQARKEYKQAIEKGHGAYLMDQDAPDVFTISVGNLPPGATVLIKLTFITELVVRAGSIIFSLPGSVAPWQQSDALNQRTQGTVEKVCVTEFQSEGEFSLCMSIEMPYEIIDLRSSHRIKSKMTDCKAVVSTLPGQTLGSEGLQVSFSLSKIHMPRMWVENHPEKDSQACMLVFYPDFKSSGVSSSGDSSSVSDVVILLDSSESMRGDAIMNARRIALQVLNSLERSLKINIISFGTDYKEAFPAPVPLDEASESARQFIMFSSGAGGSTELWRPLRSLSLLPPSQGVRNILLLSDGHVQNQAVTLQLIRENSCHTRLFTCGLSLTANRHMLRALAQAGGGTYEFFDTKMKHTWTEKVRAQVQRMESPGCRSVAVKWQQFNPTAPPPVQAPSQLHALFSDCHTMVYGFVPHCTQATLFGDLSGQEIKTMVSTTELQKTKGTFLHKLTARAIIRDYEDGILGNSEAEHEGKKAELKSYITELSKEFSILSQFTSFVAIEERDQNQLDTGFTDIPKLIAEEDVDILSYMGWTEEKQTAGDNEEELKLVEIISGTSCDYEDAPYDFFDDILDGDGEGYLSLSDYEGSMSSYFKSKTELKSSKTHTGFSSDVVYGQCYNNIFEEILPSPPSPVFNIHKFKQSKIDGLHTMNAAYPSLRAQRCDSVHHPNLSTKLVAGSPSEYYSSVPFPMDLSITAYSPSAPPLGAKMQIPCTTTAILSSRYEHESVPVPPPATKPDTSVPPSPPVIIAGSPPENWRPKPKPLSTTYKPFLHLCDDMMLEPSLKSVKPPSPLASMLPPPPAPFLSLPVKPIIPGLPSYGQYGSPTDALQKSVEPEQFCGSSVSNLRSSFMFGASVQHQQQGFGISASTQVGSSVPMPPPAIKHQAPPPALATGAMMSLPCSRSDRPPSPPACMPSSAPASYFSYPVKPIIPELTSFAYGSPRTHDALQNAAEPEKNCGSSAPQFRPSVKFGASVQQQQGGFAYFASPQQQQQLFGMSASNQAGGTVPMPHSAIKDQAPPPAPPSSAIMPIVWSMSGRPPSPPASMPPPPASFFSWAAKPKIPELPSFTNGNPSGALLNIAEPEKDCGFSDPQFRPSFKFGASVKQQQRGFEFFASHAAKSVPMPPPAIKHKAPSPAHPPGAMMPLTCSMSVRPPSASMLSPPRLQVFSTPIIPQQQQQMRELQQQQQQSFFALAKNSTFSWLSVQNEPNKITALNLACAPRRPPDTVAWDELFELQHEDGYWECTGRLSSFLSLDVDFFANVFLKEKGICSLGVKAHVDILRLVATLLVLQLIRVKKLAEGELLLSLFKLKESQGSRPVHWEAVKRAVDWACWADRQYPCVCSRLEFGWDWDSSTRQLLGCDSPLPFSPIIPVLERRVDVSVM, from the exons AAAGTAGTGGTGCAGGATAAGCTTGTGTACTGTGTGACCTCTGAGGATGCTGTGGATGCCTATCAGATGCTGATGATGGAGATGGAGACTCAAggattcacacagacacacacacttcctcCTGAGGCTGAGCAAATGGCATCCTACAGCTTGAAGCAG CTTCTGTTGGAGGAGAAGCTGAACTGCAGCACATTATCACAGGAAGTGGGCATCTTTGTGGAGCTGGTCTGGACTGAAGCTCTCGGTTCCCTTGGCAACATCCTGACGGTCCCTGTCTCAAGTATCAGCCTCAATGAT GTGAGTCGGGTGGAGGGATTGTTGCTGCAGGCACAAAAGACTCAAAAAGAAGCTGAAGTCAAGGCCCTGCTAGAGGAAGTCAACACTCTTCTACCCCTCAGAATGATCGACCCTCCATCTAAACACAAGCTTGTATCTCAGAAACTAGACCTTTGTCAG CTGATCAGAGATATTGTGAATGTGAGTGAAGCCACTCTGAGAAGCCCCTCGCCCTCCTCTCTGGGAAAGTATCGTGCACTGAGGTGCAGCATTGAAGTAGTTCCACCACAAAACCCTGAGTTTCATGAAGTCTCTCAACTGCTTCAGGACAG GACTGTTCAGATTCAGCAGATATTGCGTGTAAACAGAGGGGTGGAGCTTCAAATGTTTAGGGAGGAGTTAGGCAACATTAAGCCCCTCCTCCACTCTACTAGTCCCAGAAGTTTTGTTGGAATACTTTCACG AGGTCTGCTGCTGCCCAAGGTTGGAGTCGAACAGCATGGAATTGAGAGGACAGATATAGGGAATCTTGGAGGAGGCATCTACTTCAGTGACTCTCTAAT GACTAGTGTGAAGTACTCCAAGCCCAGTGTAACTGATGGCTCTCGGCTGCTGTTGGTGTGTGAGGTGGCTTTGGGTCAATGCAAGGACCTGCTGAAAAGAGACACCACTTTGACCTCTGCCCCTGAGGACTACAACAGCGTACATGGAGTCCGCCGCACCCCGGAAAAACCCTCTGAATTTGAG GATGATGAGTATGTAGTATATAACACAGACCAGATCAAACTGAAGTATGTAGTGCAGTACACTCTGGAGGAGGACCAGTTAAAAATGTTCCAGCCTCATATTGACACCTCTGTGGAGCTCACACTGCCCATTGACACAACCTCTGACATCT TGTCCAGTGATGACAGTGAGGGTTTGGAGTTCACTAAGAATCCTTTAGAGGAGATGACCGCAGGTTTGCTGGACAGCAACGGTCAGAAACTTCCCTTACAGGCTGTCCATGTGAGATGCAAGCTCATGGACCTACTGTGCCAG GTCATAATTTTTCAGACTTACACAAATCAGAGTGCTGTTCCTATTGAAGCAAAGTATGTCTTTCCACTGGAGGAGACGGCAGCAGTGTGTGGATTTGAAGCCTTTATCAATGGAAAGCACATCATTGGAAAG GTAAAGGAGAAAGAGCAGGCTCGTAAGGAGTACAAACAAGCAATAGAGAAAGGTCATGGAGCCTACCTGATGGACCAGGATGCACCT GATGTATTTACTATCAGTGTGGGGAACCTTCCTCCTGGAGCCACAGTTTTGATCAAGTTGACCTTCATCACTGAGCTGGTGGTGAGAGCAGGATCTATAATCTTCTCACTGCCTGGCAGCGTTGCACCCTGGCAACAGAGCGACGCCCTTAATCAGAGAACTCAG ggaactgttgagaaggTTTGTGTGACAGAGTTTCAATCAGAGGG GGAGTTTTCTCTGTGTATGTCCATTGAAATGCCTTATGAGATAATCGACTTAAGGTCTTCACACCGCATCAAATCCAAg ATGACAGACTGTAAGGCAGTGGTCAGTACTTTACCCGGACAGACTCTTGGATCTGAAGGGCTCCAGGTGTCCTTCAGTCTCTCTAAGATTCACATGCCCAGGATGTGGGTGGAGAATCATCCAGAGAAAGATAGTCAg GCCTGCATGTTGGTGTTTTATCCAGACTTTAAATCAAGCGGGGTGTCCAGCTCTGGAGATTCGTCCAGTGTGAGTGATGTGGTCATTCTGCTGGACTCATCTGAGTCTATGCGGGGAGACGCCATCATGAATGCTCGCAGGATTGCCCTTCAAGTCCTCAACTCTCTCGAACGCTCACTAAAAATTAACATCATCTCTTTTGGCACTG ATTACAAGGAAGCTTTTCCTGCACCAGTGCCCTTAGATGAGGCATCTGAATCAGCCAGACAATTCATTATG TTCTCTAGTGGTGCTGGCGGCAGCACTGAGCTGTGGAGGCCTCTCCGTAGCCTGAGTCTGCTGCCTCCATCACAGGGTGTGAGGAATATCCTGCTGCTGTCTGATGGACATGTTCAGAATCAGGCTGTGACCCTACAGCTGATCCGCGAGAACTCCTGCCACACACGCCTCTTCACCTGCGGCCTCAG TTTGACAGCTAATCGTCATATGCTCAGAGCTTTGGCTCAAGCAGGTGGTGGAACATATGAATTTTTTGACACAAAGATGAAACACACTTGGACAGAGAAG GTGCGTGCTCAGGTTCAGCGTATGGAGTCTCCAGGCTGCAGATCAGTGGCAGTGAAATGGCAGCAGTTTAATCCTACTGCGCCCCCTCCTGTTCAAGCTCCTTCACAGCTGCACGCTCTATTCAGTGACTGTCATACAATGGTTTATGGCTTTGTGCCACATTGCACTCAG GCCACACTGTTTGGAGATCTGAGTGGACAGGAGATCAAAACAATGGTGTCCACCACAGAATTACAAAAGACAAAGGGAACT tTCCTCCACAAATTAACGGCTAGAGCGATCATCAGAGATTATGAAGATGGCATTCTTGGCAACAGTGAAGCTGAACATGAG GGGAAGAAAGCTGAGCTGAAGTCCTACATCACTGAGCTCAGTAAAGAGTTCTCCATCTTGTCCCAGTTTACAAGCTTTGTCGCCATTGAAGAGAGG GACCAGAATCAGCTTGACACTGGATTCACAGATATTCCTAAACTGATTGCTGAGGAGGATGTGGATATTCTGTCATATATGGGCTGGACTGAGGAGAAGCAGACTGCTGGTGATAACGAAGAGGAG CTAAAATTAGTGGAAATCATCAGTGGCACCTCCTGTGATTATGAAGATGCTCCTTATGATTTTTTCGATGACATCTTGGATGGAGATGGTGAAGGTTATTTGTCTCTGTCAGACTATGAGGGATCTATGAGTTCTTATTTTAAATCTAAAACTGAGCTAAAATCATCAAAAACCCACACTGGTTTCTCCTCTGATGTTGTTTACGGACAGTGTTACAATAATATCTTTGAGGAAATCCTTCCATCTCCTCCTTCCCCTGTCTTCAACATTCACAAATTTAAACAGAGCAAGATAGATGGTCTTCACACCATGAATGCCGCATATCCCTCTTTAAGGGCTCAAAGATGTGATTCAGTGCATCACCCTAACCTTTCCACCAAACTGGTTGCTGGTTCCCCTTCTGAGTACTATAGCTCAGTTCCCTTCCCTATGGATCTCTCCATAACTGCCTACAGCCCTTCTGCTCCTCCCCTTGGTGCCAAGATGCAAATACCTTGCACCACGACTGCCATTCTTTCCTCTCGTTATGAGCATGAAAGCGTTCCAGTGCCTCCACCTGCCACCAAGCCTGACACCTCAGTGCCTCCTTCCCCTCCTGTTATCATTGCTGGTTCCCCACCTGAGAACTGGAGACCTAAACCTAAGCCTCTCTCCACGACTTACAAACCTTTTTTACACCTCTGTGATGACATGATGCTGGAACCTTCCCTCAAAAGTGTTAAGCCTCCCTCCCCCCTTGCCTCCATGCTTCCCCCTCCTCCAGCCCCCTTTTTATCATTGCCTGTTAAACCCATAATACCTGGGTTGCCCTCTTATGGTCAATATGGTAGTCCTACTGATGCCCTCCAAAAGTCAGTTGAGCCTGAACAGTTCTGTGGGTCCTCAGTCTCTAATTTGAGGTCTTCGTTTATGTTTGGAGCATCTGTTCAGCATCAACAACAAGGCTTTGGGATTTCTGCCTCTACTCAAGTTGGCAGTTCTGTTCCAATGCCTCCCCCTGCCATCAAGCACCAAGCTCCTCCTCCTGCTCTTGCCACTGGTGCCATGATGTCTTTACCTTGCTCCAGGAGTGACAGGCCTCCCTCACCCCCTGCCTGCATGCCTTCTTCTGCTCCTGCCTCCTATTTCTCTTATCCTGTTAAACCCATAATACCTGAGTTGACCTCTTTCGCATATGGCAGTCCTAGAACGCATGATGCCCTCCAGAATGCAGCTGAGCCTGAAAAGAACTGTGGTTCCTCAGCCCCTCAATTTAGGCCTTCAGTTAAGTTTGGAGCATCTGTACAACAACAACAAGGAGGCTTTGCGTATTTTGCCTCTCCTCAGCAACAGCAACAACTCTTTGGGATGTCTGCCTCAAATCAAGCTGGCGGTACTGTTCCAATGCCTCACTCGGCCATCAAGGACCAAGCTCCTCCTCCTGCTCCTCCCTCTAGTGCTATAATGCCTATAGTTTGGTCCATGAGTGGCAGGCCTCCCTCACCCCCTGCCTCCATGCCTCCTCCTCCTGCCTCCTTTTTCTCTTGGGCTGCTAAACCCAAAATACCTGAGTTGCCCTCTTTCACAAATGGTAATCCTTCTGGTGCCCTCCTGAACATAGCTGAGCCTGAAAAGGACTGTGGTTTCTCAGACCCTCAATTTAGGCCTTCATTTAAGTTTGGAGCATCTGTTAAGCAACAACAAAGAGGCTTTGAGTTTTTTGCCTCTCATGCTGCTAAAAGTGTTCCAATGCCTCCCCCTGCCATCAAGCACAAAGCTCCTTCTCCTGCTCATCCCCCTGGCGCCATGATGCCCTTAACTTGCTCCATGAGTGTCAGGCCTCCCTCTGCCTCCATGCTATCCCCTCCTCGTCTCCAAGTTTTCAGTACACCCATAAtaccacaacaacagcaacaaatgCGTGAACtacaacaacagcagcaacaaAGTTTTTTTGCACTTG CAAAAAACAGTACCTTTAGTTGGTTAAGTGTTCAAAATGAACCAAACAAAATAACAGCACTTAACTTGGCATGTGCACCACGAAGACCACCTGACACAGTGGCCTGGGATGAGCTGTTTGAGCTTCAACATGAG GATGGATACTGGGAATGCACTGGGAGGCTGAGTAGTTTCCTCAGCCTGGATGTAGACTTTTTTGCCAATGTCTTCCTTAAGGAGAAAGGCATCTGTTCCTtgg GTGTGAAGGCTCATGTGGACATTCTGAGACTGGTGGCCACTCTGTTGGTGCTGCAGCTGATTCGGGTGAAGAAGCTGGCAGAGGGAGAGCTGCTCCtgtctctgttcaagctgaaagaGTCCCAGGGGAGCAG GCCAGTGCACTGGGAGGCAGTGAAGAGGGCAGTAGACTGGGCTTGCTGGGCAGACAGACAGTATCCATGTGTGTGCAGCAGGCTGGAGTTTGGCTGGGATTGGGACTCATCCACACGGCAGTTACTTGGCTGTGACTCACCACTCCCATTCTCCCCAATTATTCCTGTTCTGGAGAGGCGTGTGGATGTATCAGTCATGTAG